The Labilithrix sp. genome includes a window with the following:
- a CDS encoding serine/threonine protein kinase, with translation MAEVFRAESEGLQGFRKQVAIKRVLPHLSEKKRFIAMFLDEARISAQLTHSNCVQVFDIGVGDNAYFIVMEFVDGANLKSIAESLKKQGKDFPVAAAAFVCHEICKGLSYAHELTDHTGMPLNIVHRDMSPPNVLVTKYGEVKIVDFGLAKASSQLEKSEPGIIKGKFSYLSPEAAMGQEVGPATDIFAVGIILWELLAGQRLFLGETDFQTVKKVQQTQVPPISQVNRRVPPELERIVNKALARDVTARYATARELGQDLNRFLFAYGQAIGTFDIANIVQSTMRDKQRVRQPQGSIIDKLIEEALFEFTSLKEDGASQAGMKVSAAAAPLNPGSFVDPTNWAEEIAVGRSQPIGGSGAYDAFRASLPGDIFEQGNLSALEEQETPASSRPVPPRPTPIGGPTIDPASLLAPRGPSIPPPPPPNAVPMRTGFDPNAKEGGGNSATIGVVVLLVVAAAAGAAWFSGLIPHP, from the coding sequence ATGGCGGAGGTGTTCCGCGCGGAGAGCGAAGGCCTCCAGGGCTTCCGCAAGCAGGTCGCGATCAAGCGCGTCCTCCCGCACCTCAGCGAGAAGAAGCGCTTCATCGCGATGTTCCTCGACGAGGCGCGCATCTCCGCGCAGCTCACGCACTCGAACTGCGTGCAGGTCTTCGACATCGGCGTCGGTGACAACGCGTACTTCATCGTCATGGAGTTCGTCGACGGGGCGAACCTCAAGTCGATCGCCGAGTCGCTGAAGAAGCAGGGCAAGGACTTCCCCGTCGCCGCGGCCGCCTTCGTCTGCCACGAGATCTGCAAAGGCCTGAGCTACGCGCACGAGCTCACCGACCACACCGGCATGCCGCTCAACATCGTCCACCGCGACATGTCCCCGCCGAACGTGCTCGTCACGAAGTACGGCGAGGTGAAGATCGTGGACTTCGGTCTCGCGAAGGCGAGCTCGCAGCTCGAGAAGAGCGAGCCCGGCATCATCAAGGGCAAGTTCTCCTATCTGTCGCCGGAGGCGGCGATGGGGCAGGAGGTCGGGCCCGCGACCGACATCTTCGCGGTCGGCATCATCCTCTGGGAGCTCCTCGCGGGGCAGCGCCTCTTCCTCGGCGAGACCGACTTCCAGACGGTGAAGAAGGTCCAGCAGACCCAGGTCCCGCCGATCTCGCAGGTGAACCGCCGCGTCCCGCCCGAGCTCGAACGGATCGTGAACAAGGCCCTCGCCCGCGACGTGACGGCCCGCTACGCGACCGCGCGCGAGCTGGGGCAGGACCTCAACCGGTTCCTCTTCGCTTACGGCCAGGCGATCGGCACGTTCGACATCGCGAACATCGTGCAGTCGACGATGCGCGACAAGCAGCGCGTGCGGCAGCCGCAGGGCTCGATCATCGACAAGCTGATCGAGGAGGCGCTCTTCGAGTTCACCTCCCTCAAGGAGGACGGCGCCTCGCAGGCCGGCATGAAGGTGAGCGCCGCCGCCGCGCCGCTGAACCCGGGCTCCTTCGTCGACCCAACGAACTGGGCGGAGGAGATCGCGGTCGGCCGCTCGCAGCCGATCGGCGGGAGCGGCGCCTACGACGCGTTCCGCGCCTCGCTCCCGGGCGACATCTTCGAGCAGGGAAACCTCTCGGCGCTCGAGGAGCAGGAGACGCCCGCCTCTTCACGCCCGGTCCCGCCGCGCCCGACGCCGATCGGCGGACCGACCATCGACCCGGCGTCGCTCCTCGCCCCGCGCGGCCCGTCGATCCCGCCGCCGCCGCCGCCGAACGCGGTACCGATGCGAACCGGCTTCGACCCCAACGCGAAGGAAGGCGGCGGCAATAGCGCCACGATCGGCGTCGTCGTGCTCCTCGTCGTCGCCGCCGCCGCCGGCGCGGCGTGGTTCTCCGGCCTCATCCCCCACCCGTGA
- a CDS encoding SUMF1/EgtB/PvdO family nonheme iron enzyme has translation MTFAVFVASCSLFTSNTVEGGRGPCPAGMVHIDLDGAPRGYCIDKYEASVVEIRGKEEVAHAPYEPVTNLKVKAVSRAGAVPQGYISKNEAEAACVAAKKRLCTAVEWQTACRGRKPTKFPYGDERKDGYCNDSGRAPLAALHPELPGDEVYSSHAALNDPRINRAPNTVAPAGKFDKCKNAYGVFDMVGNLHEWTAEVNGSRGVFRGGYYQDTHLNGDGCGYKTDAHGLSYHDYSTGFRCCANPR, from the coding sequence GTGACGTTCGCCGTCTTCGTCGCGTCGTGCTCGCTCTTCACCTCGAACACGGTCGAGGGCGGGCGCGGTCCATGCCCCGCCGGCATGGTGCACATCGATCTCGACGGCGCGCCGCGCGGCTACTGCATCGACAAGTACGAGGCGTCGGTCGTCGAGATCCGCGGCAAGGAGGAGGTCGCGCACGCGCCGTACGAGCCGGTGACGAACCTCAAGGTGAAGGCGGTCTCGCGCGCGGGGGCGGTGCCGCAGGGGTACATCTCGAAGAACGAGGCGGAGGCGGCCTGCGTCGCGGCGAAGAAGCGCCTCTGCACCGCGGTCGAGTGGCAGACGGCGTGCCGGGGGCGGAAGCCGACGAAGTTCCCGTACGGCGACGAGCGCAAGGACGGCTACTGCAACGACTCGGGCCGCGCGCCCCTCGCCGCGCTCCACCCCGAGCTCCCGGGCGACGAGGTCTACTCCTCGCACGCGGCGCTGAACGATCCGCGCATCAACCGCGCGCCGAACACCGTCGCGCCGGCCGGCAAGTTCGACAAGTGCAAGAACGCCTACGGCGTGTTCGACATGGTCGGCAACCTCCACGAGTGGACCGCGGAGGTGAACGGATCACGCGGCGTGTTCCGCGGCGGCTACTACCAGGACACGCACCTCAACGGCGACGGCTGCGGCTACAAGACCGACGCCCACGGTCTCTCGTACCACGACTACTCGACCGGCTTCCGCTGCTGCGCGAACCCTCGTTGA
- a CDS encoding M18 family aminopeptidase, producing MTDLLPDLLAFLGDSPTPFHAVAGAMQRLAKAGWKPITEADAWEDLAPGRYMMSHGGSSLFAFVLPEGKKIAGFRIVGAHTDSPNLRLKPNAEYKKEGYAQLGVEVYGGVLLNSWLDRDCSLAGRVFVRDAKTGALASRLVRFTKPLCRVTQLAIHLDRDVNDGLKLNRQEHLAPIFGLARDGAPDLASMLAEELSVAKDAIAGHELMLYDVVPPTLGGRDDELLFSARLDNLGMSHAGVVALAEAAAKAQSGDLVPVVVLFDHEEIGSETAYGAHSGFLPRALERVVTARGGSREDYHRALAGSFCLSADMAHAVHPNYAAKHDERHKPALNGGPVVKINAQQRYATSGATAAMFRELCKQVEVPFQHYSHRTDLPCGSTIGPIASTLLGIRTVDVGNAMLSMHSIRELCGAKDPALMTRVMTAFYNHPDPGGA from the coding sequence GTGACCGATCTGCTCCCCGATCTCCTCGCGTTCCTCGGCGACTCCCCCACCCCGTTCCATGCCGTCGCGGGCGCGATGCAGCGCCTCGCCAAGGCCGGCTGGAAGCCCATCACGGAGGCGGACGCGTGGGAGGACCTCGCGCCCGGCCGCTACATGATGAGCCACGGCGGCTCGAGCCTCTTCGCCTTCGTCCTCCCCGAAGGAAAGAAGATTGCCGGCTTCCGCATCGTCGGCGCGCACACCGACTCCCCGAACCTGCGGCTGAAGCCGAACGCGGAGTACAAAAAGGAGGGCTACGCGCAGCTCGGCGTCGAGGTCTACGGCGGCGTGCTCCTCAACTCGTGGCTCGACCGCGACTGCTCCCTCGCCGGCCGCGTCTTCGTGCGCGACGCCAAGACCGGCGCCCTCGCGTCGCGCCTCGTCCGCTTCACGAAGCCGCTGTGCCGCGTCACGCAGCTCGCGATCCACCTCGACCGCGACGTCAACGACGGCCTGAAGCTGAACCGCCAGGAGCACCTCGCGCCGATCTTCGGCCTCGCGCGCGACGGGGCCCCCGACCTCGCCTCGATGCTCGCGGAGGAGCTCTCGGTCGCGAAGGACGCGATCGCCGGGCACGAGCTCATGCTCTACGACGTCGTCCCGCCGACCCTCGGCGGCCGCGACGACGAGCTGCTCTTCTCGGCCCGCCTCGACAACCTCGGGATGTCGCACGCCGGCGTCGTCGCCCTCGCGGAGGCCGCGGCGAAGGCGCAGAGCGGAGACCTCGTCCCCGTCGTCGTCCTCTTCGACCACGAGGAGATCGGGAGCGAGACCGCGTACGGCGCGCACTCCGGCTTCTTGCCGCGCGCGCTCGAGCGCGTCGTCACCGCCCGCGGCGGCTCGCGCGAGGACTACCACCGCGCGCTCGCCGGCTCCTTCTGCCTCTCCGCCGACATGGCGCACGCGGTCCACCCGAACTACGCCGCGAAGCACGACGAGCGGCACAAGCCGGCGCTCAACGGCGGCCCCGTCGTCAAGATCAACGCCCAGCAGCGCTACGCGACCTCCGGCGCGACCGCGGCGATGTTCCGTGAGCTCTGCAAGCAGGTCGAGGTCCCGTTCCAGCACTACTCGCATCGCACCGATCTCCCGTGCGGCAGCACGATCGGGCCGATCGCGTCGACGCTCCTCGGCATCCGCACCGTCGACGTCGGCAACGCGATGCTGAGCATGCACTCGATCCGCGAGCTCTGCGGCGCGAAGGACCCGGCCCTGATGACGCGCGTGATGACGGCCTTCTACAACCACCCCGATCCCGGCGGCGCGTGA
- a CDS encoding SRPBCC domain-containing protein has product MKKEAIRVTTAIPAAPTTLYYAWLSSEQHSAMTGATAKIDPTVGAKFTAANGYISGKLVILDLGRRIVMAWRTSDFPRDAHDSKVEVHLEAIGGSTRITLIQTEIPEGQGEKCRSVWNDSYFTPMRNFFSKFLPDPRNPPPPRRPLPPPEDDEEDEEETPPKKGSLKERLAAKKALAAKKAAPPPPKAPPAKAKAPAKAKAPAKPAKPVAKKPAPKPVAKKPAAKKPAPKPAAKKPAPKKPAPKPAKGKPKKKK; this is encoded by the coding sequence ATGAAGAAGGAGGCCATCCGCGTCACGACGGCGATCCCGGCGGCACCGACCACCCTCTATTACGCGTGGCTCTCCTCGGAGCAACACAGCGCGATGACGGGGGCGACGGCGAAGATCGATCCGACCGTCGGCGCGAAATTCACGGCCGCGAACGGGTACATCAGCGGCAAGCTGGTGATCCTCGACCTCGGGCGCCGCATCGTCATGGCGTGGCGAACATCGGACTTCCCGAGAGACGCCCACGACTCGAAGGTCGAGGTCCACCTCGAAGCGATCGGCGGCAGCACGCGGATCACGCTGATCCAGACGGAGATCCCGGAGGGTCAGGGCGAGAAGTGCCGCTCGGTCTGGAACGACTCCTACTTCACGCCGATGCGGAACTTCTTCAGTAAGTTCCTCCCCGATCCTCGGAACCCGCCCCCGCCGCGGAGGCCGCTCCCGCCCCCGGAAGACGACGAGGAGGACGAGGAGGAGACGCCGCCGAAGAAGGGCAGCCTCAAGGAGCGGCTCGCGGCGAAGAAGGCGCTCGCGGCGAAGAAGGCCGCGCCGCCGCCGCCGAAAGCGCCGCCCGCGAAGGCGAAGGCCCCTGCGAAGGCGAAGGCCCCCGCGAAGCCGGCCAAGCCCGTCGCCAAGAAGCCCGCGCCGAAGCCGGTGGCCAAGAAGCCCGCCGCCAAGAAGCCCGCGCCCAAGCCGGCGGCCAAGAAGCCGGCGCCGAAGAAGCCCGCGCCCAAGCCGGCGAAGGGCAAGCCCAAGAAGAAGAAGTGA
- a CDS encoding TROVE domain-containing protein, with protein sequence MANKHLFHTGTSTVVRNEAGGKAFAFSPEHALAQYAVTGTFHGTFYADADDQLAKVQELAGAVAPELVAKTAIYCRQNGRMKDVPAFLVALLATRDVGLMLKVFPRVIDDARMLRAFVSIVRSGVTGRKSFGSAPKRALRAWFAARSPETLFRQSIGQSPSMSDVIKMVRPPPRNDKGEADAVREALYGYLIGKNVDHSKLPALAIAYEAFKAAGGPLPDVPFEMLTALPLRAEHWIDLAKKMTFGQLRQNLNTLFRHGVFADEAMIALVAERLSDPEAIRRARTMPYQLLAAHRSVTESLPKEIKRALGRAVEHAVANVPSFPGSVALCPDVSGSMHSPLTGRRGTATTKVRCVDVAALVTAAFLRKNEEATVLPFSDHVVALERPINALDSVVANTDLLSSLPSGGTACAAPLRWLNERNEAPDLVVFVSDNQSWADFKHDTTMDHEWNRLRERNPNAKLVLIDLQPYATTQVETREEVLNVGGFSDAVFDVVASFVTEGGRGEGFLDAIQAVTI encoded by the coding sequence ATGGCGAACAAGCATCTATTCCACACCGGTACCAGCACCGTCGTCCGCAACGAAGCCGGCGGCAAGGCCTTCGCGTTCTCACCCGAGCATGCGCTCGCGCAGTACGCGGTCACGGGGACCTTCCACGGCACCTTCTACGCCGACGCCGACGACCAGCTCGCCAAGGTGCAGGAGCTCGCCGGTGCGGTCGCGCCGGAGCTCGTCGCCAAGACGGCGATCTACTGCCGCCAGAACGGCAGGATGAAGGACGTCCCGGCGTTCCTCGTCGCGTTGCTCGCGACGCGCGACGTGGGGCTGATGCTGAAGGTCTTCCCACGCGTCATCGACGACGCGCGAATGCTGCGAGCGTTCGTGTCGATCGTTCGCTCGGGTGTCACGGGCCGCAAGTCGTTCGGCTCGGCGCCGAAGCGTGCCCTCCGGGCATGGTTCGCGGCGCGCTCCCCCGAGACGCTCTTCCGCCAGTCCATCGGTCAGAGCCCGTCCATGTCCGACGTCATCAAGATGGTTCGCCCTCCCCCGCGGAACGACAAGGGCGAAGCCGATGCCGTTCGGGAGGCCCTCTACGGCTACCTCATCGGAAAGAACGTGGACCACTCCAAGCTCCCCGCGCTCGCGATTGCCTACGAGGCATTCAAGGCGGCGGGAGGCCCGCTGCCCGACGTGCCGTTCGAGATGCTGACCGCTCTCCCGCTGCGCGCCGAGCACTGGATCGACCTCGCGAAGAAGATGACGTTCGGCCAGCTCCGGCAGAACCTGAATACCCTCTTCCGTCATGGCGTCTTCGCCGACGAGGCGATGATCGCGCTCGTCGCCGAGCGGCTCTCCGACCCGGAGGCGATTCGCCGCGCGCGGACGATGCCGTATCAGCTCCTCGCCGCCCACCGGTCCGTCACGGAGAGCCTGCCGAAGGAGATCAAGCGCGCCCTCGGCCGCGCGGTCGAGCACGCCGTCGCGAACGTCCCGTCCTTCCCCGGATCGGTCGCGCTCTGCCCCGACGTCTCCGGATCGATGCACTCGCCCCTCACCGGCCGCCGCGGCACCGCGACGACCAAGGTGCGCTGCGTCGACGTCGCCGCCCTCGTCACGGCCGCGTTCCTGCGGAAGAACGAGGAGGCCACCGTCCTTCCCTTCTCCGATCACGTCGTCGCGCTCGAGCGTCCGATCAACGCGCTCGACTCGGTCGTCGCGAATACCGACTTGCTCTCGTCGCTCCCGAGCGGTGGGACGGCCTGCGCCGCTCCGCTCCGGTGGCTCAACGAGCGCAACGAGGCGCCCGACCTCGTCGTCTTCGTCTCCGACAACCAGTCGTGGGCCGACTTCAAGCACGACACGACGATGGATCACGAGTGGAACCGGCTTCGTGAGCGGAACCCGAACGCGAAGCTCGTCCTCATCGACCTCCAGCCGTACGCGACCACCCAGGTCGAGACGCGCGAAGAGGTCCTCAACGTCGGCGGCTTCTCCGATGCCGTCTTCGACGTCGTCGCCTCCTTCGTCACGGAAGGCGGTCGCGGGGAAGGATTCCTCGACGCGATCCAGGCCGTGACGATCTGA